A region of Arabidopsis thaliana chromosome 5, partial sequence DNA encodes the following proteins:
- a CDS encoding midasin-like protein (unknown protein; FUNCTIONS IN: molecular_function unknown; INVOLVED IN: biological_process unknown; LOCATED IN: endomembrane system; EXPRESSED IN: 23 plant structures; EXPRESSED DURING: 13 growth stages; BEST Arabidopsis thaliana protein match is: unknown protein (TAIR:AT5G13310.1); Has 1807 Blast hits to 1807 proteins in 277 species: Archae - 0; Bacteria - 0; Metazoa - 736; Fungi - 347; Plants - 385; Viruses - 0; Other Eukaryotes - 339 (source: NCBI BLink).) translates to MDESFRVRIDKVFGSLASSSTSSAPVSSLWCLAEDEIDGNQRSGEKELSESLNSFSDNGKQEHESDDLSIDEEKGRSSELQKPSDYDDEEWEIKNSIGMDSTLDMEEELDDNDKVALGEKVYCCMKDVNDDYETEADEWVELPASFNEREKDPRANLIAAKLRLKEDAEAVNKLNSLHVSEELQDNLSMSTENEKPFVVSEDNLLGAFKESHVGSSDENGLKPILKRRENQADDSKSPKRVRFSSDVKDRTLTEGDNDSVMEASSPNEDKVEAVYPTGIPDYMRNPSKYTRYTFESGEVDEESNRKAYMDFLNMIRSKDESLVDPLMELPRSVAFVPKRKPMAESKVENIDKDCEGRRVAIAVDTIEDCTISAMEEDEPETAQHVTKRPGRQYRARAKEDPEEC, encoded by the exons ATGGATGAGAGTTTCAGAGTGAGGATAGACAAGGTTTTTGGATCTCTTGCATCATCTTCTACGTCTTCAGCACCTGTGAGCTCTCTCTGGTGTCTCGCGGAAGACGAGATCGATGGAAACCAACGGAGCGGAGAAAAGGAACTTTCTGAATCATTGAACAGCTTCTCGGATAATGGAAAGCAGGAGCATGAATCAGATGATTTGAGCATAGATGAGGAAAAAGGAAGGTCTAGTGAATTGCAGAAGCCGAGTGATTACGATGACGAAGAGTGGGAGATCAAAAACTCAATTGGGATGGACTCTACTCTTGATATGGAG GAAGAGCTAGATGATAATGACAAAGTGGCATTAGGTGAAAAAGTGTACTGTTGCATGAAGGATGTGAATGACGACTATGAGACTGAAGCAGACGAGTGGGTGGAGCTTCCAGCTTCTTTcaatgaaagagagaaggacCCTCGAGCTAATCTCATAGCAGCAAAGCTTAGGCTTAAAGAGGACGCAGAAGCTGTTAACAAGTTGAATTCTTTACATGTCTCTGAG GAACTTCAGGATAATCTGTCCATGTCGACGGAAAACGAGAAACCTTTTGTGGTGTCTGAAGATAACTTGCTGGGGGCTTTCAAGGAGTCACATGTTGGCTCTTCAGATGAGAATGGGCTGAAACCGATATTGAAGAGGAGAGAAAACCAGGCTGATGATTCTAAGTCGCCAAAGCGTGTTAGGTTTAGTTCTGATGTCAAAGATAGGACCTTGACTGAAGGTGACAACGATTCTGTGATGGAGGCAAGTTCCCCTAACGAAGATAAAGTAGAGGCAGTCTATCCGACTGGGATTCCAGATTATATGCGGAACCCATCAAAATACACTCGATATACATTCGAGTCAGGTGAGGTTGATGAAGAATCCAACAGGAAAGCATACATGGACTTTCTCAACATGATTAGGAGCAAAGACGAGTCCCTTGTAGACCCTCTGATGGAGCTTCCAAGATCAGTGGCTTTCGTACCAAAGAGAAAACCAATGGCTGAGAGTAAAGTAGAAAATATAGACAAGGATTGTGAGGGAAGAAGAGTTGCAATAGCTGTTGATACTATAGAAGACTGCACCATTTCTGCtatggaagaagatgaaccaGAAACAGCTCAACATGTCACAAAAAGACCTGGCCGACAGTATCGTGCCAGAGCCAAGGAAGATCCAGAGGAATGTTGA
- a CDS encoding Glycosyl hydrolase family 38 protein (Glycosyl hydrolase family 38 protein; FUNCTIONS IN: in 6 functions; INVOLVED IN: mannose metabolic process, carbohydrate metabolic process; LOCATED IN: apoplast, cell wall, plasma membrane, vacuole, plant-type cell wall; EXPRESSED IN: 25 plant structures; EXPRESSED DURING: 13 growth stages; CONTAINS InterPro DOMAIN/s: Glycoside hydrolase-type carbohydrate-binding (InterPro:IPR011013), Glycoside hydrolase/deacetylase, beta/alpha-barrel (InterPro:IPR011330), Glycoside hydrolase, family 38, central domain (InterPro:IPR015341), Glycoside hydrolase, family 38, core (InterPro:IPR000602), Glycosyl hydrolases 38, C-terminal (InterPro:IPR011682); BEST Arabidopsis thaliana protein match is: Glycosyl hydrolase family 38 protein (TAIR:AT3G26720.1); Has 1157 Blast hits to 1109 proteins in 192 species: Archae - 7; Bacteria - 147; Metazoa - 691; Fungi - 22; Plants - 155; Viruses - 0; Other Eukaryotes - 135 (source: NCBI BLink).), with translation MDLAKFLCWIVLLLGISLVESRYMVYNTSHTIVPGKLNVHVVPHSHDDVGWLKTVDQYYVGSNNSIQVACVQNVLDSIVPALLADKNRKFIYVEQAFFQRWWNEQSEEIKRIVKELIHSGQLELINGGMCMHDEAAPHYIDMIDQTTLGHRFIIREFNVTPRIGWQIDPFGHSAVQAYLLGAEVGFDSVFFGRIDYQDREKRYKEKTLEVIWRGSKSLGSSSQIFAGAFPTNYEPPPGGFYYEITDDSPVVQDDPDLFDYNVQERVNAFVAAALDQANITRINHIMFTMGTDFRYQYAHTWYRQMDKLIHYVNLDGRVNAFYSTPSIYTDAKHAANEAWPLKTEDYFPYADRINAYWTGYFTSRPALKRYVRVMSAYYLAARQLEFFKGRSQKGPNTDSLADALAIAQHHDAVSGTSKQHVANDYAKRLAIGYVEAESVVATSLAHLTKVDPTLNPTFQQCLLLNISYCPSSEVNLSDGKSLIVLAYNPLGWKRVDIVRLPVVGGDVSVHDSEGHEVESQLVPFTDEYVALRKYHVEAYLGQSPTQVPKYWLVFSVTVPPLGFTTYTISTAKKTDGYSSKSYVSNILKGEQSIINIGHGHLKLSFSTDQGTAINYVNGRTSMTEPVKQTFSYYSAYNGSNDKEPLIPQNSGAYVFRPNGTFPINPEGQVPLTVIHGPLVDEVHQQINPWISQITRVYKGKEHVEVEFIVGNIPIDDGIGKEVVTQISSSLKSNKTFYTDSSGRDYIKRIRDYRSDWKLDVNQPIAGNYYPINHGIYLQDSKKEFSVMVDRAFGGSSIVDGQVELMLHRRLLLDDSRGVAENLNETVCVQDKCTGLTIQGKYYYRIDPYGEGAKWRRTFGQEIYSPLLLAFAQQDDGKPMSFGAASFSGIDPSYSLPDNVALLTLQELDDGNVLLRLAHLYE, from the exons ATGGATCTTGCTAAGTTTCTGTGTTGGATTGTTTTGCTACTGGGAATCTCACTCGTAGAATCAAGGTACATGGTCTACAATACTTCACATACCATTGTTCCTGGAAAACTTAATGTCCATGTGGTTCCTCATTCTCACGATGATGTTGGTTGGCTCAAGACCGTTGACCAGTACTATGTTGGCTCCAACAACTCTATCCAG GTTGCTTGTGTTCAAAATGTACTGGATTCAATTGTTCCTGCGCTGTTGGCTGATAAGAATCGCAAATTCATTTATGTTGAACAg GCGTTTTTTCAGCGGTGGTGGAATGAACAAAGTGAGGAGATTAAGCGTATTGTGAAAGAACTTATACACTCAGGCCAACTAGAGCtcat AAATGGTGGTATGTGTATGCATGATGAAGCAGCACCACACTATATAGATATGATTGATCAGACAACCCTCGGGCATCGATTCATTATCAGAGAGTTCAATGTGACTCCAAGAATCGGTTGGCAGATTGATCCCTTTGGACATTCTGCAGTGCAGGCTTACTTGCTAGGCGCAGAA GTTGGCTTCGACTCAGTCTTTTTTGGCCGGATAGATTACCAGGACAGGGAGAAGCGTTATAAAGAGAAGACTCTTGAAGTTATCTGGCGGGGCTCTAAGAGTCTCGGTTCTTCTTCACAG ATTTTTGCCGGTGCTTTCCCTACGAACTACGAACCTCCACCTGGTGGCTTCTACTATGAAATCACCGATGATTCCCCCGTTGTCCAA GATGATCCTGACCTGTTTGATTACAATGTTCAAGAGCGAGTGAATGCCTTTGTAGCTGCAGCTTTGGATCAG GCCAACATTACTCGAATAAATCACATCATGTTTACCATGGGAACAGATTTCAGGTACCAATATGCCCACACCTGGTATCGACAAATGGACAAGCTTATTCATTATGTTAACCTC GATGGGCGTGTCAATGCTTTCTACTCTACCCCTTCCATATATACAGATGCAAAACACGCGGCAAATGAGGCTTGGCCCCTGAAAACAGAGGACTATTTCCC TTATGCAGACCGTATAAATGCTTATTGGACTGGATATTTTACAAGTAGGCCAGCACTTAAGCGTTATGTCAGAGTGATGAGTGCCTACTACTTG GCGGCAAGGCAACTTGAGTTTTTCAAAGGGAGAAGTCAGAAGGGTCCGAATACAGATTCGTTAGCAGATGCACTAGCAATTGCTCAACATCACGACGCTGTTTCTGGTACGTCGAAACAGCATGTGGCTAATGATTATGCAAAACGACTAGCAATAGGCTATGTGGAG GCTGAGAGTGTGGTTGCTACTTCTCTTGCTCATCTGACTAAAGTAGATCCCACCCTGAATCCAACCTTCCAACAG TGTTTGTTACTTAACATAAGTTACTGTCCCTCAAGCGAAGTCAACTTATCCGATGGGAAAAGTTTG ATCGTATTGGCTTATAACCCACTAGGATGGAAGCGAGTGGACATTGTCCGGCTTCCT GTTGTGGGCGGAGACGTTTCGGTACATGACTCTGAGGGACACGAAGTTGAGTCTCAACTTGTTCCATTTACTGATGAATATGTGGCCTTAAGGAAATATCATGTAGAGGCATACTTAGGTCAAAGCCCTACACAGGTGCCAAAGTATTGGCTTGTGTTTTCAGTAACTGTGCCTCCTCTTGGCTTCACTACTTACACTATCTCCACTGCTAAGAAAACAG ATGGATATTCTAGCAAATCATACGTCTCCAATATCCTAAAAGGCGAACAGTCAATAATTAACATTGGTCATGGGCATCTGAAGCTTAGTTTTTCCACTGATCAAGGGACAGCAATCAATTATGTTAACGGCAGAACCTCG atgACAGAACCAGTCAAACAGACATTTAGCTACTACTCTGCATACAATGGATCAAATGACAAAGAACCTCTTATACCTCAA AACTCGGGTGCGTATGTTTTCCGTCCAAATGGTACATTCCCCATCAATCCGGAAGGACAG GTTCCTTTGACTGTTATACATGGGCCGCTAGTGGACGAAGTACACCAACAGATTAATCCATGGATATCTCAG ATCACTAGAGTTTATAAGGGCAAGGAGCATGTGGAAGTTGAATTTATT GTTGGTAATATACCAATTGATGATGGAATTGGCAAAGAAGTAGTAACCCAGATCTCAAGTTCCCTGAAAAGCAATAAAACTTTCTACACGGATTCAAGTGGACGTGATTATATCAAAAGG ATCCGTGATTACAGGTCAGACTGGAAACTAGATGTCAACCAACCTATTGCAGGAAATTATTACCCG ATAAATCATGGAATTTACTTGCAAGACAGTAAGAAGGAATTCTCAGTGATGGTGGACAGAGCCTTCGGGGGGTCGAGCATAGTGGACGGACAAGTTGAGCTAATGCTTCATAG GAGACTGCTCCTCGATGACTCCAGGGGTGTAGCAGAAAATCTAAATGAGACAGTGTGCGTTCAAGACAAGTGTACTGGGCTAACT ATCCAAGGAAAATATTACTATAGAATTGATCCATATGGAGAAGGTGCAAAATGGAGACGTACATTCGGACAAGAAATCTACTCGCCACTCCTCTTGGCTTTTGCTCAACAG gATGATGGAAAGCCGATGAGTTTTGGTGCAGCATCATTCTCCGGGATTGATCCATCGTACAGTCTGCCTGACAATGTGGCACTTCTGACTCTGCAG GAACTGGATGATGGAAACGTGCTCCTGCGTCTAGCTCATCTTTATgag TAA
- a CDS encoding Glycosyl hydrolase family 38 protein (Glycosyl hydrolase family 38 protein; FUNCTIONS IN: in 6 functions; INVOLVED IN: mannose metabolic process, carbohydrate metabolic process; LOCATED IN: apoplast, cell wall, plasma membrane, vacuole, plant-type cell wall; EXPRESSED IN: 25 plant structures; EXPRESSED DURING: 13 growth stages; CONTAINS InterPro DOMAIN/s: Glycoside hydrolase-type carbohydrate-binding (InterPro:IPR011013), Glycoside hydrolase/deacetylase, beta/alpha-barrel (InterPro:IPR011330), Glycoside hydrolase, family 38, central domain (InterPro:IPR015341), Glycoside hydrolase, family 38, core (InterPro:IPR000602), Glycosyl hydrolases 38, C-terminal (InterPro:IPR011682); BEST Arabidopsis thaliana protein match is: Glycosyl hydrolase family 38 protein (TAIR:AT3G26720.1); Has 30201 Blast hits to 17322 proteins in 780 species: Archae - 12; Bacteria - 1396; Metazoa - 17338; Fungi - 3422; Plants - 5037; Viruses - 0; Other Eukaryotes - 2996 (source: NCBI BLink).): MDLAKFLCWIVLLLGISLVESRYMVYNTSHTIVPGKLNVHVVPHSHDDVGWLKTVDQYYVGSNNSIQVACVQNVLDSIVPALLADKNRKFIYVEQAFFQRWWNEQSEEIKRIVKELIHSGQLELINGGMCMHDEAAPHYIDMIDQTTLGHRFIIREFNVTPRIGWQIDPFGHSAVQAYLLGAEVGFDSVFFGRIDYQDREKRYKEKTLEVIWRGSKSLGSSSQIFAGAFPTNYEPPPGGFYYEITDDSPVVQDDPDLFDYNVQERVNAFVAAALDQANITRINHIMFTMGTDFRYQYAHTWYRQMDKLIHYVNLDGRVNAFYSTPSIYTDAKHAANEAWPLKTEDYFPYADRINAYWTGYFTSRPALKRYVRVMSAYYLAARQLEFFKGRSQKGPNTDSLADALAIAQHHDAVSGTSKQHVANDYAKRLAIGYVEAESVVATSLAHLTKVDPTLNPTFQQCLLLNISYCPSSEVNLSDGKSLIVLAYNPLGWKRVDIVRLPVVGGDVSVHDSEGHEVESQLVPFTDEYVALRKYHVEAYLGQSPTQVPKYWLVFSVTVPPLGFTTYTISTAKKTDGYSSKSYVSNILKGEQSIINIGHGHLKLSFSTDQGTAINYVNGRTSMTEPVKQTFSYYSAYNGSNDKEPLIPQNSGAYVFRPNGTFPINPEGQVPLTVIHGPLVDEVHQQINPWISQITRVYKGKEHVEVEFIVGNIPIDDGIGKEVVTQISSSLKSNKTFYTDSSGRDYIKRIRDYRSDWKLDVNQPIAGNYYPINHGIYLQDSKKEFSVMVDRAFGGSSIVDGQVELMLHRRLLLDDSRGVAENLNETVCVQDKCTGLTIQGKYYYRIDPYGEGAKWRRTFGQEIYSPLLLAFAQQDDGKPMSFGAASFSGIDPSYSLPDNVALLTLQELDDGNVLLRLAHLYEVEEDKELSGVASVELKKLFPGKKIGKLTEMSLSANQERSTMEKKRLVWKVEGEGSYGEEKKAKRGREIDPRKLEMELYPMEIRTVLIHLELPSSHSRINRFDA, from the exons ATGGATCTTGCTAAGTTTCTGTGTTGGATTGTTTTGCTACTGGGAATCTCACTCGTAGAATCAAGGTACATGGTCTACAATACTTCACATACCATTGTTCCTGGAAAACTTAATGTCCATGTGGTTCCTCATTCTCACGATGATGTTGGTTGGCTCAAGACCGTTGACCAGTACTATGTTGGCTCCAACAACTCTATCCAG GTTGCTTGTGTTCAAAATGTACTGGATTCAATTGTTCCTGCGCTGTTGGCTGATAAGAATCGCAAATTCATTTATGTTGAACAg GCGTTTTTTCAGCGGTGGTGGAATGAACAAAGTGAGGAGATTAAGCGTATTGTGAAAGAACTTATACACTCAGGCCAACTAGAGCtcat AAATGGTGGTATGTGTATGCATGATGAAGCAGCACCACACTATATAGATATGATTGATCAGACAACCCTCGGGCATCGATTCATTATCAGAGAGTTCAATGTGACTCCAAGAATCGGTTGGCAGATTGATCCCTTTGGACATTCTGCAGTGCAGGCTTACTTGCTAGGCGCAGAA GTTGGCTTCGACTCAGTCTTTTTTGGCCGGATAGATTACCAGGACAGGGAGAAGCGTTATAAAGAGAAGACTCTTGAAGTTATCTGGCGGGGCTCTAAGAGTCTCGGTTCTTCTTCACAG ATTTTTGCCGGTGCTTTCCCTACGAACTACGAACCTCCACCTGGTGGCTTCTACTATGAAATCACCGATGATTCCCCCGTTGTCCAA GATGATCCTGACCTGTTTGATTACAATGTTCAAGAGCGAGTGAATGCCTTTGTAGCTGCAGCTTTGGATCAG GCCAACATTACTCGAATAAATCACATCATGTTTACCATGGGAACAGATTTCAGGTACCAATATGCCCACACCTGGTATCGACAAATGGACAAGCTTATTCATTATGTTAACCTC GATGGGCGTGTCAATGCTTTCTACTCTACCCCTTCCATATATACAGATGCAAAACACGCGGCAAATGAGGCTTGGCCCCTGAAAACAGAGGACTATTTCCC TTATGCAGACCGTATAAATGCTTATTGGACTGGATATTTTACAAGTAGGCCAGCACTTAAGCGTTATGTCAGAGTGATGAGTGCCTACTACTTG GCGGCAAGGCAACTTGAGTTTTTCAAAGGGAGAAGTCAGAAGGGTCCGAATACAGATTCGTTAGCAGATGCACTAGCAATTGCTCAACATCACGACGCTGTTTCTGGTACGTCGAAACAGCATGTGGCTAATGATTATGCAAAACGACTAGCAATAGGCTATGTGGAG GCTGAGAGTGTGGTTGCTACTTCTCTTGCTCATCTGACTAAAGTAGATCCCACCCTGAATCCAACCTTCCAACAG TGTTTGTTACTTAACATAAGTTACTGTCCCTCAAGCGAAGTCAACTTATCCGATGGGAAAAGTTTG ATCGTATTGGCTTATAACCCACTAGGATGGAAGCGAGTGGACATTGTCCGGCTTCCT GTTGTGGGCGGAGACGTTTCGGTACATGACTCTGAGGGACACGAAGTTGAGTCTCAACTTGTTCCATTTACTGATGAATATGTGGCCTTAAGGAAATATCATGTAGAGGCATACTTAGGTCAAAGCCCTACACAGGTGCCAAAGTATTGGCTTGTGTTTTCAGTAACTGTGCCTCCTCTTGGCTTCACTACTTACACTATCTCCACTGCTAAGAAAACAG ATGGATATTCTAGCAAATCATACGTCTCCAATATCCTAAAAGGCGAACAGTCAATAATTAACATTGGTCATGGGCATCTGAAGCTTAGTTTTTCCACTGATCAAGGGACAGCAATCAATTATGTTAACGGCAGAACCTCG atgACAGAACCAGTCAAACAGACATTTAGCTACTACTCTGCATACAATGGATCAAATGACAAAGAACCTCTTATACCTCAA AACTCGGGTGCGTATGTTTTCCGTCCAAATGGTACATTCCCCATCAATCCGGAAGGACAG GTTCCTTTGACTGTTATACATGGGCCGCTAGTGGACGAAGTACACCAACAGATTAATCCATGGATATCTCAG ATCACTAGAGTTTATAAGGGCAAGGAGCATGTGGAAGTTGAATTTATT GTTGGTAATATACCAATTGATGATGGAATTGGCAAAGAAGTAGTAACCCAGATCTCAAGTTCCCTGAAAAGCAATAAAACTTTCTACACGGATTCAAGTGGACGTGATTATATCAAAAGG ATCCGTGATTACAGGTCAGACTGGAAACTAGATGTCAACCAACCTATTGCAGGAAATTATTACCCG ATAAATCATGGAATTTACTTGCAAGACAGTAAGAAGGAATTCTCAGTGATGGTGGACAGAGCCTTCGGGGGGTCGAGCATAGTGGACGGACAAGTTGAGCTAATGCTTCATAG GAGACTGCTCCTCGATGACTCCAGGGGTGTAGCAGAAAATCTAAATGAGACAGTGTGCGTTCAAGACAAGTGTACTGGGCTAACT ATCCAAGGAAAATATTACTATAGAATTGATCCATATGGAGAAGGTGCAAAATGGAGACGTACATTCGGACAAGAAATCTACTCGCCACTCCTCTTGGCTTTTGCTCAACAG gATGATGGAAAGCCGATGAGTTTTGGTGCAGCATCATTCTCCGGGATTGATCCATCGTACAGTCTGCCTGACAATGTGGCACTTCTGACTCTGCAG GAACTGGATGATGGAAACGTGCTCCTGCGTCTAGCTCATCTTTATgag GTGGAAGAGGACAAGGAACTATCAGGAGTAGCAAGCGTGGAACTCAAAAAGCTTTTTCCTGGAAAGAAG ATCGGGAAATTGACGGAGATGAGCCTATCagcaaatcaagaaagaagcacgatggagaagaagaggttgGTGTGGAAAGTAGAAGGTGAAGGATCTTAtggagaggagaagaaggcaaagagagggagagaaatTGATCCAAGAAAGCTGGAGATGGAGCTTTACCCGATGGAGATTAGGACCGTGTTGATCCACTTAGAGCTTCCATCTTCTCATTCTCGCATAAACAGATTTGATGCCTAA